In Juglans microcarpa x Juglans regia isolate MS1-56 chromosome 7D, Jm3101_v1.0, whole genome shotgun sequence, the following are encoded in one genomic region:
- the LOC121239173 gene encoding uncharacterized protein LOC121239173, producing MAPTSSGIYNSDYKEDGKANLSDLPADIGATNGVVRSTRDLLPAHYIFQIKNFSLLFKNEVKKCESGQFEAGDYQWRLGVQVLHTDGKKNIYCNHGNDPISLYLAIANQNNLLPS from the exons ATGGCGCCGACGAGTAGTGGTATATATAATTCCGATTACAAGGAAGATGGGAAAGCAAACCTTTCTGATCTGCCTGCTGACATTGGTGCGACGAATG GAGTTGTAAGATCAACTAGAGATCTTCTGCCAGCTCATTACATATTTCAAATCAAGAATTTCTCGTTGCTGTTTAAGAACGaggttaaaaaatgtgaatcaGGCCAGTTTGAAGCTGGCGACTATCAATG gAGATTAGGAGTACAAGTACTCCACACAGATGGgaagaagaatatatattgCAATCATGGGAACGATCCCATCTCTTTGTATTTGGCTATAGCAAATCAAAATAATCTTTTGCCTAGTTAG